The Asterias rubens chromosome 14, eAstRub1.3, whole genome shotgun sequence DNA segment TTCACATGGCCATCTGTGTTTCTACAAGGTTCTTCCATCCATCCAGCGCCTGGGTGCCTTCCTCCGGGCTCTGGGGCAGGTAGACGATCGAATCGCCGATGAGCGGTTGGGCCACTTCTTGACATTTCTGGGCCGTGTTGGCGCCAGCAAATTCGAGACCTACCACTGGACCTGTGATAAAAGGGGAACAAATCTTGTTAGAACATAATGGGCCCAAATTCAATGCTGGAGTCAGTGCTCGTCATTGAAATCTTCTTTGTAAATGATCTTTATTTGATCTCTCTattggttattttgttaaacttATTAATGATTAATGAAGACTGACTGGTGCTCTAACACTAGCGGGAAAGTCTGTTTCATACTCACCATTTGTGGCAGCAGAGATGTACCTGTTATCCTCACCAAAGAGTCTGGTTACCATACCAGCATCCATGTTGACCTCTGTAGTCCGCACTAAGCTGCAACTCCCCTGATTGACCAAAACACATCAGTGAAACAACAATAAATGATAATAGGCATTATACAATAACCCGCAGCTGCTGTGTAGACCATTTGCATGTGATGTCACACGCTCAAAAACACCCTCACTGGGGTAAAGAAGTGTCATCACTGGGGtaaaaggaggcaaatgattggcgatagctgttctttgtgcataaGAACGTGCCTTTAACCATAAGAGACTGCCCATCCAGGGCAAAAGAGGCcgtcccaggtcaaaattccagttgaacctagttaactggggtcaactggttcaactggatagtgatcaaactcgtccattttccatattaaccaactggtttggactaggtttaactgtgtttaactaggttgaaattataaaccagttggtttctgtccattttccatattagaCCAACTGGTCTTAACTGTGTTttactagtttatcaactggtttcaactagttccagttaaacccagtttaaactaggttcaactggaattttgacctggggtgacctttgacatttaaTCCTAGGTCTGGTACCAAGGCCCAGACCAGGGCAAGAGAAGCTGTGCGGCCTTTAATTTGTGGCCTTTGTTTAATTCTAGTCCTGGTTTTACTTACCTCATTTCTCATCTCATTTATGAACTTCCTTAGTCTTTGGTCTGATGAAGGGTCTTTAAAGAAGGCGACAAGTGATGACTGAAACCAAAAATCAAAGAGACTTCTTATTTATTAGGAACGCAAGACTGGTACTCATTGCTCAACCATTTGTCAGGCAGACattggcccaatatcatagagctgctaagcacaaaacagtacttagcaagaaatttcttccttgaaaaaaaaacagtactaaccaaatttccatttgttgcatattgcgtgttactggtgttcagcaGTTGTCTGCTTATCCTGAAGaccatgtggaaatttggttggtaatcctgtttttatcagggcaaaaatgtcatgctaattttgtaagttgaacaaacagcatcgcgtgagcagtcaataaaaagaaaatcaactgtgtatttcatattcaacgcgcatacagaatggcgcgcttgtcatcttacggtcccgtcgcgtttgtgcaagcagcatcaccagtgcgccctctagttcttacatgtatatatataactctatgacttCCAATCAACAAAAGGTCAAAGAAAAGGTCTAGTcctgaattgacattttccaatgtTTCCCCCCTGTAGAAATAGTATCTATGTTTCTGAAACAAAACTGAATGtctgtttcatattattttttcagACACTTTTATAAGAAAACATTTGTGTCAAAcactgacctttgaccctttATGTTTCTTGCCACCGAGGGTCAGCGGTACAACGCTGTCATCTGCTGATGTTGAGATTGTCATGCTCTGAAATTGTTCTGTCGTTGGTAGCGGTAGGTAGTCAGATACCTCCGCACTCTGAAACGTAAAAAGATAATCCGTCAATAAAGGAGTCGCTCCTTGAATAGAAAAAACTGTGGTCTTGCGTTTTCAAACGACTAACTATAAATCATATGTACAATTTTGTAATTGTGTTGAACTTGTCCCGGGCTTGACTTgaacatttgtgtccttaagcaagacactttaccattaaTGCTTCAaaggatgggatgtaaagccctTGATCCTGTGTTATGCCTAGCGTTCATGGTTTGATTGGGcggcatattgtgccacagcaacttgtaaaccaaTTAATagatctcatacttcaaaacgtagctccacataccctGCGCTTAGATACGCCCCTTAGGGAAGTAATAAAGAGCTCTTGAAgtcgttcagacacagtactaaagtcGGTTTAACTCCAGGTTCAACCagatcgagttcaactctgtgtgtctgaacgatactaaagttagtccgaattgGGATAAAACCCATAAAAAATAGACCATCCAgcgagggggtttatctttaaaCCGCTttgggtttatcttttaacactgtgtgtggacagaataaaaaagaccacatccggtttaactcacaacagacgacccattgacctccaTAATCATTACctaaacacacggtgaccaatgaacaggacaataaaccGGATGTTAGAATAACGGGGTCGCatttgctttgacctcttaaaaccaaagataaaccatatcgggtttaactcagtgctgtctgaacgcaaggggAGCAACTTTTTACAACCACCTCAAAAGTtaaccggttcgggtctaacttagtactCTGTCTGAGCATACCCATGATAAGAACTTAGTAGGATTATTTGTAAAGGCGGAGTGCTTTTACTCTTTACTTGTCTTTGCATCCTCTTACCTCTGGTAACTGAGACCAATTCTGCTCATCTGGCATAGGTGAGAAGTCATGTATCGTGTCCCATGTATTGCAGTAAGGGCTGAGGTTGCTTTTTGCAAACTGATCTGATGGaggaaaacagaaaacaaatctttaaaactCATGTATTCGCTACGAAAATGTTTAAGGGCACTGTGGTCGTGAtagaatggtcagacagtaggagggttgactgtgtactgtatagATGAATTCACAACATGATAACTATTGCAGGCTCTCATTCAAaactacagtggatgatattgaatggtaagacagt contains these protein-coding regions:
- the LOC117299351 gene encoding protein XRP2-like isoform X1 — its product is MGCPCSKTEDKKEEETPKVYSWDRKDRPDPKDYKIEDLNGETVGRVPGKVDGQQFIIKNCQNCNIYIFDHSATITIDKCQDCNIFLGPIKGSIFLRNCTNCKAVIACQQFRTRDCKSIDVFLHCSSQPIIETSTKIRFGCFQYHYPELADQFAKSNLSPYCNTWDTIHDFSPMPDEQNWSQLPESAEVSDYLPLPTTEQFQSMTISTSADDSVVPLTLGGKKHKGSKSSLVAFFKDPSSDQRLRKFINEMRNEGSCSLVRTTEVNMDAGMVTRLFGEDNRYISAATNGPVVGLEFAGANTAQKCQEVAQPLIGDSIVYLPQSPEEGTQALDGWKNLVETQMAM
- the LOC117299351 gene encoding protein XRP2-like isoform X2, producing the protein MSLRSCWGVVCNQRDRKDRPDPKDYKIEDLNGETVGRVPGKVDGQQFIIKNCQNCNIYIFDHSATITIDKCQDCNIFLGPIKGSIFLRNCTNCKAVIACQQFRTRDCKSIDVFLHCSSQPIIETSTKIRFGCFQYHYPELADQFAKSNLSPYCNTWDTIHDFSPMPDEQNWSQLPESAEVSDYLPLPTTEQFQSMTISTSADDSVVPLTLGGKKHKGSKSSLVAFFKDPSSDQRLRKFINEMRNEGSCSLVRTTEVNMDAGMVTRLFGEDNRYISAATNGPVVGLEFAGANTAQKCQEVAQPLIGDSIVYLPQSPEEGTQALDGWKNLVETQMAM